In Motilibacter peucedani, the genomic stretch CTCGCGAGGCCGGCCTGTCCTTCTAGGACGAGCCCGCCACTGACGACTGACGACCGAAACGAAGGAAGAGAGACCCCCATGCCTGGACCCCAGCGCCGTGGCGGCGGTGCCGGTGGCGGCACCGGCGCAGCCGGCGGCGGAGACCGTCGCGACCGTCGCGGTCGCGACGACCGTCGCACCGACTCCGGTGCCGACAAGACTGCCTACGTCGAGCGCGTCGTCGCGATCAACCGCGTCGCCAAGGTCGTCAAGGGCGGCCGCCGCTTCAGCTTCACCGCGCTCGTCGTCGTCGGCGACGGCGACGGCACCGTCGGTGTCGGCTACGGCAAGGCCAAGGAGGTGCCCGCGGCGATCGCCAAGGGCGTCGAGGAGGCCAAGAAGCACTTCTTCAAGGTCCCGCGCATCCAGGGCACCATCCCGCACCCGATCCAGGGCGAGGCCGCTGCCGGCGTCGTGCTGCTGAAGCCGGCCAGCGCCGGTACCGGCGTCATCGCCGGCGGTCCGGTGCGCGCCGTGCTCGAGTGCGCAGGCATCCACGACGTGCTGTCGAAGTCGCTCGGCTCGTCCAACGCGATCAACATCGTGCACGCCACGGTGGCCGCGCTGCGCGGGCTCGAGCGCCCGGAGGCCGTGGCCGCGCGCCGCGGCCTGCCGCTCGAGGACGTCGCCCCGGCGGCCCTCCTGCGCGCTCGCGCGGCGGGGGTGGCCTGAGGTGGCACGGCTCAAGGTGCAGCAGACCCGTTCGAAGATCGGTGGGACCCAGGTGCAGCGCGACACGCTGCGCACCCTGGGCCTCAAGCGGATGGGTGACGTGGTCGTGAAGGAGGACCGTCCCGAGATCCGCGGGATGGTCCGCGCCATCGCGCACCTGGTCACCGTCGAAGAGGTGGAGTAGTCATGGCCAAGGGCAACACCGGCGAGACGCCGCTCAAGGTCCACCACCTGCGTCCGGCCCCGGGCTCCAAGACCGCGAAGACCCGTGTGGGTCGCGGTGAGGGCTCCAAGGGCAAGACCGCGGGCCGTGGCACCAAGGGCACCAAGGCTCGCTACCAGGTCCCCGGGCGCTTCGAGGGCGGGCAGATGCCCCTCCACATGCGCCTGCCGAAGCTCAAGGGCTTCAAGAACCCGTTCCGCGTCGAGTTCGAGGTGGTCAACCTCGACAAGCTGCAGACGCTGTTCCCCGACGGCGGCGAGGTCACCGTCGAGGCGCTGCTCGAGCGCGGCGTCGTCAAGAAGGGCCGCCCGGTCAAGGTCCTCGGCGAGGGCGAGATCAGCGTGCCGGTCCAGGTGACCGTCGACGCGTTCTCCGCCTCGGCCAAGGACAAGATCGTCGCCGCCGGCGGTTCTGCGACGGAGCTCTGACCCCTCGGTCGAGGCTCCTCCCCGCCGTGGCCCAGACGCCCGCCCCCCCTCCTCGCCCCTGACCGTCCGCGGCCCGGGGCGAGGGACGGAGGGCGGGCGTCTGGCGTACGGTGCGTTATCGTCGGTTGTCCTGCCTCACCTCGAGCTCCGCGACCGGCCCCCACTCTCGCCACCTCCGGGTGGCTCCGCGCAGGAGGATCTGTGCTCACCGCGTTCGCCCGGGCGTTCCGTACGCCTGACCTGCGCAAGAAGCTGCTGTTCACGCTGGCCGTCATCGCGCTGTTCCGGCTGGGCTCGCTGCTCCCGACTCCCGGCGTGTCCTACCACGCCGTGCACATCTGCACCGACCCTGACAACCTGCAGGACAGCAGCGGGATCTACGGCATGGTCAACCTGTTCAGCGGGGGAGCGCTGCTCCAGCTCTCCGTCTTCGCGCTCGGGATCATGCCCTACATCACCTCGAGCATCATCGTGCAGCTGCTCACGGTGGTCATCCCGCGCTTCGAGGCCCTCAAGAAGGAGGGCCAGTCCGGCACGGCCAAGCTGACGCAGTACACCCGCTACCTCACGGTCGCGCTGGCCGTGCTGCAGTCCACCGCCCTGCTGGCGCTCGCCCGCACGCCGGGCCGCATCTTCAGCGGCTGCCAGGAGGACCTCGTCCCCGACGAGTCGCTGTTCCGCCTGGTCACGATGATCGGCGTCATGACCGCGGGCACCGCCGTCATCATGTGGCTCGGCGAGCTGATCACCGACCGCGGCGTCGGCAACGGCATGAGCCTGCTGATCTTCACCTCGATCTGCTCCGGGTTCCCCAACGGGCTCTGGAACGTCAAGGTGGCCAAGGGCTGGAGCGCGTTCATCGCGGTGATCGTGGTCGGCCTGGTGGTCGTCGCCGCGGTCGTGCTGTTCGAGCAGGCCCAGCGCCGCATCCCCGTGCAGTACGCCAAGCGCATGGTGGGCCGCCGGATGTACGGCGGCACGTCCACCTACATCCCGCTCAAGGTCAACCAGGCCGGCGTCATCCCGGTCATCTTCGCCTCGTCGCTGCTCTACCTGCCCCAGCTGGTGTCCCAGCTCGGCGGCAACACGACGACCGGCTGGCGCGGCTGGGTGCAGCGCTACCTCGCCCGCGGCGACCACCCGCTCTACGTGCTGGTGTTCGTCGTGCTGATCATCTTCTTCACGTTCTTCTACGTCGCGATCACCTTCAACCCGAAGGAGATCTCCGACAACATGAAGCGCTACGGCGGGTTCATCCCGGGCATCCGGGCGGGCCGGCCGACCGAGGAGTACCTCGACTACGTCCTCTCGCGCATCACGCTGCCGGGCTCGCTCTACCTCTCGGTCATCGCGATCATCCCGATCATCGCGCTGGGGCTCTTCCACGCCAACCAGAACTTCCCGTTCGGCGGCACCAGCGTGCTGATCATGGTCGGCGTGGGCCTGGAGACGCTCAAGCAGGTCGAGAGCCAGCTCCAGCAGCGCAACTACGAGGGGTTCCTCCGCTAGTGCGCCTCGTCCTCGTGGGCCCGCCGGGTGCGGGCAAAGGTACCCAGGCGCAGTTCATCGCCGCGCACTACGACGTGCCGAAGGTCTCGACCGGCGACATCTTCCGCGCCAACGTCAGCGGCGGCACGCCCCTCGGGCTCGAGGCCAAGCGCTACATGGACGCCGGCGAGCTGGTGCCCGACTCGGTGACCATCGCGATGGTCGACGACCGGCTCACCTCCGGCGACGCGGCCAAGGGCTTCCTGCTCGACGGCTTCCCGCGCAACGTCGCCCAGGCCGAGGTGCTCGCCCAGATCCTGGAGAAGGGCGGGGTCGCCCTCGACGTCGTGCTCGAGCTCGAGGTCGACGACGAGGAGGTCGTGCGCCGGCTCTCGGGGCGGCGCACCTGCCGCACCTGCGGGCACGTCTGGCACGTCGACTTCGACCCGCCCCAGGTCGCCGAGGTGTGCGACCACTGCGGCGGTGAGCTGTTCCAGCGCGACGACGACAAGGCCGACACCATCCGGCGCCGGCTCGAGGTCTACGCCGAGCAGACCGCGCCGGTGCTCGGGTGGTACGCGGAGCGCGGGCTGCTGCGCCGCATCGACGCGACGGGGCCGGTCGACGGCGTCACGGCGCGCGCGATCGCGACGCTGCGCGAGTTCGACGTCTGAGCTGAGGACGACGCGTGCCACTGCGCCGGCGCAAGGACGCCTTCGAGATCAAGGGCCCCGAGCAGCTCGCCCTCATGCGCCGGGCGGGCCTGGTCGTGGCCGACGCGCTCGAGGCGATGGTCGAGGCGGCCCGGCCGGGGCTCACCACGCGCGAGCTCGACGCGGTGGCCGAGCGGGTCATCCGCGCGGCCGGTGCGGTGCCCTCGTTCCTGGGCTACCACGGGTTCCCCGCCACGACGTGCCTGTCTGTCGGCGACGAGGTCGTCCACGGGATCCCGGGCGACCGGGTCCTGCAGGAGGGCGACGTGCTCTCGCTCGACTGCGGCGCGATCTTCCAGGGCTGGCACGGCGACTCCGCGGTCACGGTCGTGCTGGGGGAGCCCGGCACCGAGGTGGCCGCCCTGCTGCGTGCGACCGAGGACGCGATGTGGGCCGGCATCGCCGCCGCGCGCGTCGGCGGGCGGCTCGGCGACGTCAGCGCGGCGGTCGAGACGGCCGCCCGCGGCGCCGGCCCCTTCGGGGTGGTCGAGGGCTACGGCGGGCACGGCATCGGCTCGGCCATGCACATGGACCCGCACGTCCCCAACGTCGGCCGGCCCGGCCGGGGCCCGGCCCTGGTCGAGGGCATGGCGCTGGCGATCGAGCCGATGCTCGTGCTCGGTGACGCCGAGGTCCACGAGCTCGACGACGGCTGGACCGTGGTGACCGACGACGGCTCGCCCGCGGCCCACTTCGAGCACTCGGTCGCGCTCACCGCCGACGGGCCGTGGGTGCTGACCGCCCGCGACGGCGGCGCGGCCCGGCTGGGCGCCCTGGGCGTCGCGGTCGGCTCCCTCGGCGCCTGAGGGTCGGCCGGGGCGTCCCGGGGTCTCCGAGGGTCGCTCGGCCGGCGGTCCTCCGGCTCGCGTTTGGTCCAAGGGTCCCGCGTCGCGTAGACTCGCATGTCGGCCCATGTGGCCGACCCTTGTCGTGCGTTCTCGAGCCCTCCGCCCGAGAGCCGCCAACCCCAGATTGTGGAGGACATGCCGAAGAAGGAAGGGGCCATCGAGATCGAGGGCACCGTCATCGAGTCCCTGCCCAACGCGTTCTTCCGGGTAGAGCTCGCCAACGGGCACAAGGTCCTCGCTCACATCTCCGGCAAGATGCGCCAGCACTACATCCGGATCCTCCCTGAGGACCGGGTGGTCGTCGAGCTCAGCCCGTACGACCTCAACCGCGGGCGCATCGTCTACCGCTACAAGTAGCACCCACAAGCACATTCGACCGAGTAGGAGCCCGGGCGTTCTCCGCGCACCGGCGAGACGTCAGAGGTCCACGTGAAGGTCAAGCCCAGCGTCAAGCGCATCTGCGACAAGTGCAAGGTGATCCGCCGCCACGGCCGGGTCATGGTGATCTGCTCGGCCACGCCGCGGCACAAGCAGCGCCAGGGCTAGCCAGCGGCTGGTCCCGGAGCTCCTCCAGACGTTCCACCGGCCGGCGAGTCCTCGCGGACCCGCCGGGGGTGCGGCCCAGACCACCGCACCAGGCACGGCCCGGCACCTCCGGGCCGCGCGCAAGGTCCAGCGACCCGACCCCCGGGCGGCGCAGGCGTACGAGCCCGGCTCGTGCACCCCGCGGCTCGGGACGACACCCCCGGCACGGAGGCCGGGGACCTGCCCTCCCGGGCGACCGGGGGGAGCGGGAACGGCGCTGGACGAGATCCTCCGACACCTCAACAGGAGCGCATCCCCTCATGGCACGCCTCGTCGGCGTCGACCTCCCGCGCGAGAAGCGCGTGGAGATCGCCCTGACCTACATCTTCGGCATCGGCCGCACCCGGGCTCTCGAGACCCTGGCCAGCACCGGCGTCAACTCCGACACCCGGGTCCGCGACCTCTCCGAGGACGACCTGGTCAAGCTGCGCGACTGGATCGAGGCGAACTACCGCACCGAGGGCGACCTCCGGCGCGAGGTGGCCGCCGACATCCGTCGCAAGGTCGAGATCGGCTCCTACCAGGGACTGCGGCACCGCCGCGGCCTGCCGGTCCACGGTCAGCGCACGCACACGAACGCCCGCACCCGCAAGGGACCGCGTCGCGCGATCGCCGGCAAGAAGAAGCCCGGCAAGAAGTAGTCCCCGTCCCCCGTCACGAGCCGTAGTACGGCCCCGTCCCGGACGGACGAGACCGACGACCTCCGCAGAACCCCAGGAGCGAAGCAGTGCCCCCCAAGTCACGGCAGCAAGGCGCCGCAGCCAAGAAGGTGCGTCGCAAGGAGAAGAAGAACATCGCGCACGGCCAT encodes the following:
- the rpsE gene encoding 30S ribosomal protein S5, with product MPGPQRRGGGAGGGTGAAGGGDRRDRRGRDDRRTDSGADKTAYVERVVAINRVAKVVKGGRRFSFTALVVVGDGDGTVGVGYGKAKEVPAAIAKGVEEAKKHFFKVPRIQGTIPHPIQGEAAAGVVLLKPASAGTGVIAGGPVRAVLECAGIHDVLSKSLGSSNAINIVHATVAALRGLERPEAVAARRGLPLEDVAPAALLRARAAGVA
- the rpmD gene encoding 50S ribosomal protein L30 — protein: MARLKVQQTRSKIGGTQVQRDTLRTLGLKRMGDVVVKEDRPEIRGMVRAIAHLVTVEEVE
- the rplO gene encoding 50S ribosomal protein L15, yielding MAKGNTGETPLKVHHLRPAPGSKTAKTRVGRGEGSKGKTAGRGTKGTKARYQVPGRFEGGQMPLHMRLPKLKGFKNPFRVEFEVVNLDKLQTLFPDGGEVTVEALLERGVVKKGRPVKVLGEGEISVPVQVTVDAFSASAKDKIVAAGGSATEL
- the secY gene encoding preprotein translocase subunit SecY, whose amino-acid sequence is MLTAFARAFRTPDLRKKLLFTLAVIALFRLGSLLPTPGVSYHAVHICTDPDNLQDSSGIYGMVNLFSGGALLQLSVFALGIMPYITSSIIVQLLTVVIPRFEALKKEGQSGTAKLTQYTRYLTVALAVLQSTALLALARTPGRIFSGCQEDLVPDESLFRLVTMIGVMTAGTAVIMWLGELITDRGVGNGMSLLIFTSICSGFPNGLWNVKVAKGWSAFIAVIVVGLVVVAAVVLFEQAQRRIPVQYAKRMVGRRMYGGTSTYIPLKVNQAGVIPVIFASSLLYLPQLVSQLGGNTTTGWRGWVQRYLARGDHPLYVLVFVVLIIFFTFFYVAITFNPKEISDNMKRYGGFIPGIRAGRPTEEYLDYVLSRITLPGSLYLSVIAIIPIIALGLFHANQNFPFGGTSVLIMVGVGLETLKQVESQLQQRNYEGFLR
- a CDS encoding adenylate kinase yields the protein MRLVLVGPPGAGKGTQAQFIAAHYDVPKVSTGDIFRANVSGGTPLGLEAKRYMDAGELVPDSVTIAMVDDRLTSGDAAKGFLLDGFPRNVAQAEVLAQILEKGGVALDVVLELEVDDEEVVRRLSGRRTCRTCGHVWHVDFDPPQVAEVCDHCGGELFQRDDDKADTIRRRLEVYAEQTAPVLGWYAERGLLRRIDATGPVDGVTARAIATLREFDV
- the map gene encoding type I methionyl aminopeptidase, which gives rise to MRRRKDAFEIKGPEQLALMRRAGLVVADALEAMVEAARPGLTTRELDAVAERVIRAAGAVPSFLGYHGFPATTCLSVGDEVVHGIPGDRVLQEGDVLSLDCGAIFQGWHGDSAVTVVLGEPGTEVAALLRATEDAMWAGIAAARVGGRLGDVSAAVETAARGAGPFGVVEGYGGHGIGSAMHMDPHVPNVGRPGRGPALVEGMALAIEPMLVLGDAEVHELDDGWTVVTDDGSPAAHFEHSVALTADGPWVLTARDGGAARLGALGVAVGSLGA
- the infA gene encoding translation initiation factor IF-1, with the translated sequence MPKKEGAIEIEGTVIESLPNAFFRVELANGHKVLAHISGKMRQHYIRILPEDRVVVELSPYDLNRGRIVYRYK
- the rpmJ gene encoding 50S ribosomal protein L36; this encodes MKVKPSVKRICDKCKVIRRHGRVMVICSATPRHKQRQG
- the rpsM gene encoding 30S ribosomal protein S13, translating into MARLVGVDLPREKRVEIALTYIFGIGRTRALETLASTGVNSDTRVRDLSEDDLVKLRDWIEANYRTEGDLRREVAADIRRKVEIGSYQGLRHRRGLPVHGQRTHTNARTRKGPRRAIAGKKKPGKK